The Methanosarcina barkeri str. Wiesmoor DNA segment ACTACCGACTGAGCGATAAACTCAAAGAGCGGATTGTGAGTCAGCGTGGTATTCTTATTGCCGGTCCTCCCGGAGCCGGAAAATCTACTTTTGCCGCCGGGGTTGCTCGATACCTGAATGATCACGGGCAAGTAGTTAAAACGATGGAATCCCCAAGAGACCTCCAGGTGCCTCCTGAAATCACCCAGTATTCACCTCTGAATGGCAGAATGGAAAATACTGCAGACCTTTTGCTTCTGGTCAGGCCGGATTATACAATCTATGATGAAGTCCGGAAAACCAGCGATTTCCTAATTTTTGCGGATATGCGGCTTGCAGGTGTGGGAATGATCGGGGTAGTGCATGCAACCAGGGCAGTGGATGCGATTCAACGCCTGATCGGAAGGGTTGAACTGGGCGTAATTCCCCAGGTAGTGGACACCGTTATTTTCATTGATAAAGGAGAAGTAGCAAAGGTTCTGGTACTTGAGTTTACTGTCAAAGTTCCTCATGGAATGACCGAACAGGATCTTGCAAGGCCGGTAATCGTCATTGCCGATTTTGAGACACGAAGAGTCGAATATGAGATATATACCTATGGGGAACAGATTGTTGTTATGCCAGTAGGGCCTTCTACCGAGCTAAGGAAACCTGCCTGGAAGCTTGCTGGAGAGGAAATAAGAAATGTTATTGGTAAGTATGCCTCCGGCCCGGTTGAAGTTGAAGTGACTTCAGACGACAGTGCAATCGTAAAGGTCCGGGAAGAAGAAGTGCGAAAAGTTATTGGCAAAGGCGGGAATGTCATTGACCGGATCGAAAATGTTCTTGGCCTGCATATCGACGTAAGAGAACTTGAGGTCGAAGCCACAAGAGCTGCAAAAGGCCGGAAGTATGGAGCTGAAAGCAGAGCTCCTCGAGAGAAACGAAGGAAAACCAGCTTTGAAGAGATGCCTGCTGTTTCTTCCGTTCATCCTTTCATTGAAAGAGATAAAAAGCACCTTATTCTTGGTGCGCCGGAACTTGCAGGAAAAGATGTAGAAATATATCTCGAAGACCAGTACCTTTTCAGTGCAACTGTAAGCCGGCATGGAGACGTGAAACTCAGGGCGAACTCAGACCTTGCATCCGATATTATGGAAGCTCAGGATAAGGGGGAAACAATTGAAATCAGAATGATCTAAACTTTTTTATTTTTACTTTTTTATTTTTACTTTTTTATTTTTACTTATCTGAAAGTATCAAAATAATTAATAAAATAATTGCATGCGTCATCGGTTAAGCATTAAATTCCCTCTCTTGTATGTGTTTTTTATATTAATAATTTAAATATCTCTGTATCTATGTCTCCTTGTCCCCCACCTACTCTTGAAGACTCTCTTCGGGAAATATTTCCCGAAGAGTGGTTAAGGCAAACTGCCAAAGAAACTGGTCTTATAGTACGTGAACGTAAAATTGACCCTGTCATTATCTTTTGGGTTTTAACTCTCAGTTTTGGTGTACGCTTGCAGCGTACACTTGCCAGTTTAAAACGAGAATATGAAACTGAGTCACAAAAAACCATAAGTGATAGCAGCTGGTACTATCGTTTTACTCCAGAACTTGTTGAGTTTCTTCACCAGTGTGTAATTCATGGCATGGAAGAGCTTGCAAAAGAACCTGGTAGGAAACTTAGCAAGAAACTCGAAACCTTCCAAGATGTTGTCATTCAGGACATCACAATTGTTCGTCTCCATTCCTCGTTAGCAGACAGGTTTCCTGCAGCAAGATCAAGAACAGTAGCTGCAGGAGTAAAAGTTGGAGTTATGGTAAGTGCAATTGCTAACGGACCTAGAACCATTGCTCTGTACTCTGAAAAAACAGCTGAAATAAAGACATTAAAAATAGGTACCTGGATCAAAGACCATATTCTCCTTGTTGATCTTGGTTTCTACAAAACTCAAATGTTTGCAAGAGTTGAAGAAAATGGGGGATATTTTGTCTCAAGGATTAGGAAGAATATGGACCCTATTCTTGTTTCTATTGAAGAGGGACTTTCTAAGACAAAAAGCAAAGAGTTCGCTGGAAAACCTGTTAGTGAATGTATTAAGCAACTTTCTGGAAAAGATATTGATGCAGTTGTAAAAATAGAATTCAAAAGAAGAGAGTATAAAGGCAAGCAAAAACAGGACGAGATGATTGTACGTCTTGTTGCCGTATATAACGATGAGGATGAAAAATACCACATTTACATCACAAATATTCATAAAGATATTTTGAATGCAAAAGACATTGCAAACTTATATGGGGCAAGATGGGACATAGAACTGTTGTTTAAGGAATTGAAAAGCAAATACTCGCTGGACGTTCTTGAAACAAAGAATGTGCAGGTAATTGAAGCTCTAATCTGGACAGCAATATTGACACTAATCGTTAGCAGAAGAATCTATTCTCTTGTCAGAAAATCAACAACTCATCCTGAAAAAATGGCTAGATATACGCAGTTACGTTGGAGTACAATATTTGCAGAGAATGCATCAGATTTATTGACAGTAATTCTGCATAGATGTGGAATTCAAAGAACTTTTGAAACGATAATGAGCGTATATGAAAGTCAAGCATTAGATCCTCATGTAAACAGAGAAAGGTTTAGAGATGAATGGTTTGAGTAATAAATGAAAAAGTGGATTCAAAAAGAGTAACAGAAGAAGGAAATAAATCCTTAACCGATGACCAATGAAAATAATTGCAATGTTGTGAAAAGAGGATGAAGAGAGCACATGAGAGAGATATCCTCATGTATTTTCATGCTAAATAACAGGCTTGATAGAACATTTGAGATGTCAGTTCGATTTACTTTGATTTATTCAGTAAAACCTATCTTCTGCATCATTTCTGGATCTCGAAATAAAGCCATTCCTGTTTTCATTTTTTTAAAGTTTAGTTTCTCATAAAACGGTTCTTTTCCAGGTGAAGCGTATAATATAAAATTACATTGCGGAATTGAGTTCAAAATGTGTTCAACAATTAGACTGCCTACCTTTTTACCCTGATACTCAGGCATTACTGCTACATCATAAATTGCAGCTTGATATACTCCATCTGAAATTGCACGCCCAAAACCAATTAGTTTCTCGTTATCAAAAACAAATATAACAGTATGGCTATTTTCAAAGCACTTCTTATGCACATCTCCTTCAAAAGATGCCATATTAACTTCTTTTAATATTTCAGATACACGATTCCAGTCAATGTTTAAACAATCATATTGAGTTTTCAGGTTCATTCTACTCCTCAAAAAATAGGTATATAGTATAAGCAAATATAAATTATAAATTTCGGGCATATTTCAAATCCTGGTCGTGCATTAGTAGATGGTTGATATTTTGTGTTTGAGTATTTTTACTCAGTCATATATGTTTTCTAAGCCTACCTGCCTACTGGAAATTGAGCGTATACAAAGCAAAAAATGAGAAAGAAAAGAGCGAAAAGCGAATGTGTGAGTACTCTGGAAAATATCAGCTGATTATTGAGGGACTACCTCATTTTTAATCTCTCTATTAATTCCTTTCAAACTATTTTTTCCTTCTATTACGTTCTTATTCTATTTTCACTTTCAATTTTCCTATATTATGCTTTATTTTTCCTTTTTTTTGTTATTATTCTTTTTTTCACGTTCAGTTTTCCTATGTTATTATGATTTTTCCTCTTTTCTTTTATTCTTCAATTTTCGTTCCTTTTTCATACTTTCCTTTTGTCATTCTTCTTTTCTGGTTCTGGCTTTGTTTTATTAATCTTAACAACATATGAACCTCAAAAATTTTATATAGTCTCGAACCTGATTCTTTAGTACAAATTATGGGGGTAATGGTCGATTGAATAAATTACATCAGGCAGATCCAGAAATTAGGGAGGATTTGCAGGGAAGAATTGAGGTTTTTGATCAGAGCATAAGAAGTTTTGAAAAACGTCTCCGGGCAGTCGAGAGACGCCTTTCTATGGAAACTTCTCCTGAACTGCAAACTGGCAGAGTTTTCTCAGGAGATTTCTCAGGACTTTTTCCAGGGGAGAATGCAGGAAATACTGCTTTGCACTCCTCAATTTTTCCACAGGTTCCCTCGGTTTCTCCTGAAGCTTCTATTCGTGGAAATTCTTTTTTTTCGGATATAGTTCCTTCAGTTTCGGAAGGAAATATTTCAAATTTTGAAGTCAGTTCAGTACTTCCTCCAGGCGGGCCTTCGAATTTTTCTACATTTTCCGGGGAAAATTCCTCCGAGATGTCTGGAGCCGATTATAAAATCAAGAGCATAAATGAGGTTTTTTCAAGCCTCTCCGAAGGTCTCCGTTCCCTTCATTCGGCTTTATCCGAGCTTTCGAATTTTACCCATAACAACCTTAAACCCGAAATCGAAAAACTGGATATGGAGTTCCGTAACCTCAAGGTTCAGCAAGATGCAAAAAGTGAATATATAAAGGAACTTGAGTCCCGTGTAGAAATTCTCGAAAACCAAAACAGGCTTACTCTCGGCTCTATGAAAATTCCTTTTGAGATTTCAGGAATTGCCGGGTCTTCCGCACTTTTCCTTACTGGATTCCTTGTCTGGTCAGGTAGATGGGATGTCATAAAATCTCCTTATTTCTCCATCGTGCTTGCCGTATTGATGGCAGGAGCCGTTTTTATGAAGTTTTACATGGCCAACCGCAGGAAGAAAGTACTGACAGACAAGTTATGAAATATAAACAAGTTATGAAATACAGACAAGTTATGAAAAACAGACAAGTTATGAAATACAGACAAGTTATGAAAATATAGTCTCTACCGTAAAGATCTACTTCAATATTTACTTCAATATTTACTTCAATATTTACTTCAATATTTACTTCATTTCGAGAGAAACCAGAAGAATACCCAGAGATGAGCTCCAGAGAGAAGACCCATAAATGTATCGTTCCCAATTATTTAGTTGATTGTATATCCAGAGTACCTTAATGCTGTTCCCAGCCTATTATCTCTTTTCTGTGAGACTAAAGCATATCTTACAGTGAACCAAAAAATAATGTAACTATTCAGTCCTGGTAAGACCACACCAATAACTTCCTTTAGTAAGATTTAACTGGTAAATTTCAACGAATTGATCATCTCTAATAAGTATCAAATGATCCTACTTTTTCTTTTTTCATCATTAGTTATCTGGCATATCTATTACTTCAAAACTAATACGGTCTAACTAATTTTGATGATTAATAGTTACCAAAAAGATATAAATATTATATTATCCACCGCTATATCACTTGCCGATATATCGGGGTACGAAACATGGAAGAAAGCATCGATAATAATAATAAAATGTGTACAGAAATCAGGCGGGCTTTTCTCAAGTATATCGTACTGAAAATTATTAAAGAGAAACCTACTCATGGTTATGACATCATCAAAACGGTCGAGCTCCGCTCAAACGGGCGCTGGATTCCAAGTGCAGGCTCTATTTACCCAATCCTGGAAAAACTTGAGTCAAAAGGTTTCATCCAGAGCGAGGGGATCGAACGCAGGAAAGTATACACGATCACCCCCAAGGGAGTAAAAGGACTGGACCGCATGACACAGGAAAAACTGGAACTCCTGAACGAAATGTCCCGGATCGTTAACAATGTGATTGAAGGTAACGATAACAGTGATGCCGAAGGGAAGATCGGCAATGCCCATGATGTTAGACAGAAATCTGAGACGGCGCACGACTGTGATTTCCAGAATCAAGAAGACGAAAAAGAGAAAAACAGAAGGTAATAAAATTGAGTGAAACTCACAATGGGAAGAGTATTGCATACAAATGGGTTGCACTGTTTAATGTGACCCTTGCATCATTAATGGGCTCTATTAACGGTAGCATTATCCTGATCTCTCTGCCCGCAATATTCAAGGGAATCCAGATGAACCCAATGGCTCCAGGTGCATTCCAGTACTTGCTGTGGCTCCTGATGGGTTTTGGCCTGGTAACGGCTACACTGCTCCTCACTATTGGTCGGCTAGCAGACATGTATGGTCGGGTAAAATTGTTCCGTCTGGGATTCCTGATATTCGCTATCGGTTCAACCCTGCTCTATCTAACGCCTGGCACAGGCAGTGTTGGTGCTCTTGAGCTAGTTATTTTCAGGCTCATACAGGCTGTAGGCAGTGCATTCACTATAGCAAACGGCTCAGCTATTATTACAGATGCGTTTCCGGTCAGTGAGAGGGGAAAGGCTCTCGGCATAAATATGGTCGCATTCATGTCAGGTCAGTTCATTGGCTTGCTGCTGGGTGGTGTACTGGCGACATACAACTGGCGCTATGTGTTCCTGGTCAACATTCCATTTGCGGTTCTTGGAACAGTATGGTCCTACTGGAAGATGAAGGATATTTCGTTCAGGGCATCCAAGACCAATCTCGATATTGTAGGAAACTTACTTTTTGTCGGCGGGCTGACCTCACTTTTGATAGGTGTCACTTATGCCCTGATGCCGTACGAGCATGATGGTATCACCGATGCAATGGGCTGGAACAACCCCTGGGTAATGACAGCTTTAGGTGTAGGAATCGCATTGCTGATTGCTTTCCCGTTTGTCGAGAGCAAGGTGAAGAACCCAATGTTCAAGCTGGAGTTTTTCAAGATCAGGGCTTTTGCCTACGGATGTCTCGCCAGTTTTACTGCGGCTATTGCGCGAGGTGGTGCCATGTTCATGCTTATTCTTCTGCTACAGGGTATCTGGCTGCCACTCCATGGTTACCGCTTTGAGGACACGCCGTTATGGGCAGGTATCTATATGTTGCCTATGACTCTCGGCTTTATGATCATGGGCCCGATTTCCGGGATACTCTCGGACAAATATGGGCCTAGATGGATCGCCACTACCGGGATGACTATCGTTACATTTGCCTTTGTCGGGCTCTCGCTGCTTCCCTATAACTTCGACTACTGGGAACTAGGAATACTAATTTTCTTCATGGGTATTGGTAATGGTATGTTTGCCTCTCCTAACAGCTCATCGATAATGAATTCTGTGCCGCCTCAGAATCGGGGTGTCGCGTCGGGCATGTTGTCCACATTGGCGAATTCAGCCAGTACCCTGAGTATGTCCGTATTCTTCACCGTCGTGATTGTGGGAATTCAAAAAGCTTTCCCGGGCGCTATTCATGCCTCGTTAGCTAGCTTTGGGTCTGAACAGGTTATCCCTGCTGTGCAGCAGCTCTCCAGTTATCTAGCCAGTATGTCACCGACCAACGCTTTGTTCTCTGCTTTCCTGGGCTACAACCCTATGGATTCAGTTCTGAGCTCTATGAATTCGAGTATTGTTGGCTCAATACCGCAACAAATCGTGACCACACTGACAAGTAACTACTGGTT contains these protein-coding regions:
- a CDS encoding PINc/VapC family ATPase, coding for MADEKRIWRIIPDTSVIIDGRLSSRIRSGDFRGAEIIIPEAVVSELEAQANKGREIGFKGLEELLELRKLAKRDEILLQFSGVQPTLEEIKLSKEGRVDALIRSTAIEVGGLFLSEDRVQSLIAKAKGLDVEYIHPTVLKPSELPPLKVEHFFTDDTMSVHLKNGVSPMAKKGSVGDIHYVKIRDEPATSAELSSISRELIERARLDPESFIEMSSSGATVLQIRNMRIAIAHPPFSDDMEITVVRPTVVVDLEHYRLSDKLKERIVSQRGILIAGPPGAGKSTFAAGVARYLNDHGQVVKTMESPRDLQVPPEITQYSPLNGRMENTADLLLLVRPDYTIYDEVRKTSDFLIFADMRLAGVGMIGVVHATRAVDAIQRLIGRVELGVIPQVVDTVIFIDKGEVAKVLVLEFTVKVPHGMTEQDLARPVIVIADFETRRVEYEIYTYGEQIVVMPVGPSTELRKPAWKLAGEEIRNVIGKYASGPVEVEVTSDDSAIVKVREEEVRKVIGKGGNVIDRIENVLGLHIDVRELEVEATRAAKGRKYGAESRAPREKRRKTSFEEMPAVSSVHPFIERDKKHLILGAPELAGKDVEIYLEDQYLFSATVSRHGDVKLRANSDLASDIMEAQDKGETIEIRMI
- a CDS encoding IS4-like element ISMba6 family transposase, translating into MSPCPPPTLEDSLREIFPEEWLRQTAKETGLIVRERKIDPVIIFWVLTLSFGVRLQRTLASLKREYETESQKTISDSSWYYRFTPELVEFLHQCVIHGMEELAKEPGRKLSKKLETFQDVVIQDITIVRLHSSLADRFPAARSRTVAAGVKVGVMVSAIANGPRTIALYSEKTAEIKTLKIGTWIKDHILLVDLGFYKTQMFARVEENGGYFVSRIRKNMDPILVSIEEGLSKTKSKEFAGKPVSECIKQLSGKDIDAVVKIEFKRREYKGKQKQDEMIVRLVAVYNDEDEKYHIYITNIHKDILNAKDIANLYGARWDIELLFKELKSKYSLDVLETKNVQVIEALIWTAILTLIVSRRIYSLVRKSTTHPEKMARYTQLRWSTIFAENASDLLTVILHRCGIQRTFETIMSVYESQALDPHVNRERFRDEWFE
- a CDS encoding GNAT family N-acetyltransferase; the encoded protein is MNLKTQYDCLNIDWNRVSEILKEVNMASFEGDVHKKCFENSHTVIFVFDNEKLIGFGRAISDGVYQAAIYDVAVMPEYQGKKVGSLIVEHILNSIPQCNFILYASPGKEPFYEKLNFKKMKTGMALFRDPEMMQKIGFTE
- a CDS encoding PadR family transcriptional regulator, translated to MEESIDNNNKMCTEIRRAFLKYIVLKIIKEKPTHGYDIIKTVELRSNGRWIPSAGSIYPILEKLESKGFIQSEGIERRKVYTITPKGVKGLDRMTQEKLELLNEMSRIVNNVIEGNDNSDAEGKIGNAHDVRQKSETAHDCDFQNQEDEKEKNRR
- a CDS encoding MFS transporter yields the protein MSETHNGKSIAYKWVALFNVTLASLMGSINGSIILISLPAIFKGIQMNPMAPGAFQYLLWLLMGFGLVTATLLLTIGRLADMYGRVKLFRLGFLIFAIGSTLLYLTPGTGSVGALELVIFRLIQAVGSAFTIANGSAIITDAFPVSERGKALGINMVAFMSGQFIGLLLGGVLATYNWRYVFLVNIPFAVLGTVWSYWKMKDISFRASKTNLDIVGNLLFVGGLTSLLIGVTYALMPYEHDGITDAMGWNNPWVMTALGVGIALLIAFPFVESKVKNPMFKLEFFKIRAFAYGCLASFTAAIARGGAMFMLILLLQGIWLPLHGYRFEDTPLWAGIYMLPMTLGFMIMGPISGILSDKYGPRWIATTGMTIVTFAFVGLSLLPYNFDYWELGILIFFMGIGNGMFASPNSSSIMNSVPPQNRGVASGMLSTLANSASTLSMSVFFTVVIVGIQKAFPGAIHASLASFGSEQVIPAVQQLSSYLASMSPTNALFSAFLGYNPMDSVLSSMNSSIVGSIPQQIVTTLTSNYWFPQTLQQAFMPALRISFIIGAVLCGIAAVLSAMRGQRYVYEAHSSVSNVNKGDLATVEETHS